A window of Silurus meridionalis isolate SWU-2019-XX chromosome 4, ASM1480568v1, whole genome shotgun sequence contains these coding sequences:
- the sh3glb1a gene encoding endophilin-B1a: protein MEFNVKRLAADAGTFLSRAVQFTEEKLGQAEKTELDAHLENLLTRAECTKHWTEKILKQTEVLLQPNPNVRIEDFFYEKLDKKAPTRLNNHEMLGQSMIDSGNEFGPGTAYGNALMKSGETENQIGAAEREFIQSSAINFLTPFRNFLEGDFKTILKERKLLQIKRLDLDAAKTKLKKAKMAEARAAAEQELKVTQSEFDRQAEITRLLLEGISSTHAHHLRCLNDFVEAQATYYAQCYQYMVDLQKQLGSFPSSFCSNNNQCSSGAAATISVPTLPVSTDPTASARQSHSGFSELLSSGASRKARVLYDYDAAGSNELSLLADEVITVSSIPGMDSDWLMGERGNQRGKVPITYLELLN, encoded by the exons TTTACAGAGGAAAAGCTGGGCCAAGCTGAGAAAACTGAGTTGGATGCACATTTGGAAAACCTTCTCACCAGAGCTGAATGCACCAAACACTGGACAGAGAAGATACTAAAGCAAACAGAAGTGCTACTGCAGCCAAATCCAA ATGTGCGGatagaagattttttttacgaGAAATTGGACAAAAAAGCACCCACACGGTTGAATAACCATGAGATGTTGGGGCAATCCATGATCGATTCTGGGAATGAGTTTGGACCTGGCACAGCCTACG GAAATGCTCTGATGAAGAGTGGAGAGACGGAGAATCAGATCGGAGCCGCCGAAAGAGAGTTCATCCAAAGCTCAGCTATTAATTTCCTCACCCCTTTCAGGAACTTTCTGGAGGGTGATTTCAAAACTATACTG aaaGAACGCAAGTTGCTGCAAATCAAGCGGCTGGATCTCGATGCGGCCAAAACGAAGTTAAAGAAAGCCAAAATGGCTGAGGCAAGAGCTGCT gctgagcAGGAGCTGAAGGTGACCCAGAGTGAGTTTGACAGGCAAGCTGAGATAACCAGATTGCTCCTGGAGGGAATCAGCAGTACACAC GCTCACCACCTTCGCTGTCTGAACGACTTTGTTGAGGCTCAGGCCACGTATTACGCTCAGTGTTATCAATACATGGTGGATCTGCAAAAACAGCTGGGAAG CTTTCCTTCCTCATTCTGTTCCAACAATAACCAGTGTTCATCAGGGGCAGCAGCAACCATCTCTGTACCCACTCtgcctgtttccactgatcccACTGCCAGTGCCAGACAGAGTCACTCAGGCTTCAGTGAGCTGTTGAGCTCGGGCGCGAGCCGCAAGGCACGGGTACTATATGATTACGATGCTGCGGGCAGCAACGAGCTCTCCTTATTGGCCGATGAA GTGATTACTGTGAGCAGCATCCCAGGCATGGATTCGGATTGGCTGATGGGAGAGCGTGGGAACCAGCGGGGCAAAGTGCCAATTACATACCTAGAGCTCCTAAACTGA